A genomic stretch from Arachis stenosperma cultivar V10309 chromosome 3, arast.V10309.gnm1.PFL2, whole genome shotgun sequence includes:
- the LOC130968865 gene encoding polygalacturonase-1 non-catalytic subunit beta-like, with protein MMSPLFLLILLFSSLTVGFSGRGGDQNPFTPKAYALRYWDKAIQNTLPKPSFLTSKASPLTAIQAAKYAKLAATNALTTRLPEFCSAAHLLCFPDITPNLSKRDKSQSFSGYEDGQNFTSYGIGGAGSVNNFKNYSDGFFNPGVNEFRSYSRSSGGGSETFTGYGEGTNVVEEGFNTYGKGSGGGTGEFTQYATNSNVPTLRFSSYGEGTGGRQESFSKYSDDGNAGDQTFSNYGKSAAGAVSEFDSYGNNSNVASSTFGSYGAGGAGQNETFTNYGINMNVPEENFNNYGARTTGGTQSFTNYRNQANVGDTSFSSYDKGSNQGAANFTSYGQSFNEGSDTFKGYAVNSTAAKAGFKEYGVNTTFKEYNKDGVSFSGYTNATTSSAHVSGNLAKKWVEPGKFFRESMLKEGTIMPMPDIKDKMPKRSFLPRSILTKLPFSTSELKRIFKASDESSMDKMIKDSMGECTRAPSAGETKRCVGSVEDMIDFATSVLGRDITVRSTETVNGSKQNVMVSKVKGINGGKVTKSVSCHQSLFPYLLYYCHSVPKVRVYEADLLDPNTKAKINHGVAICHLDTTAWSPTHGAFLALGSGPGKIEVCHWIFENDMTWTIAN; from the exons ATGATGAGCCCCCTTTTTCTCCTCATCCTCCTCTTCTCATCCCTCACTGTTGGTTTCTCCGGCCGCGGCGGAGACCAAAATCCGTTCACACCAAAGGCGTACGCGCTGCGGTACTGGGACAAAGCCATTCAAAACACGCTTCCAAAGCCATCCTTCCTCACCTCCAAGGCCTCACCACTAACTGCCATTCAAGCCGCCAAGTACGCAAAACTTGCCGCCACCAACGCCCTCACCACGCGCCTCCCCGAGTTCTGCTCCGCTGCGCACCTCCTCTGCTTTCCTGACATCACGCCCAATCTCTCCAAGCGAGACAAGAGCCAAAGCTTCTCCGGCTACGAAGACGGCCAGAACTTCACCAGCTACGGCATCGGTGGTGCCGGAAGCGTCAACAACTTCAAGAACTACTCCGACGGCTTTTTCAACCCCGGGGTGAACGAGTTCCGCTCCTACAGCCGAAGCTCCGGTGGCGGCAGCGAGACCTTTACAGGCTATGGAGAAGGCACCAACGTCGTCGAGGAAGGCTTCAACACCTACGGCAAAGGTTCCGGAGGCGGCACCGGAGAATTCACACAGTACGCAACAAACTCAAACGTCCCAACCCTCCGGTTCTCGTCGTACGGCGAGGGAACCGGCGGCAGGCAAGAAAGTTTCTCCAAGTACAGCGACGACGGCAACGCCGGAGATCAGACGTTCTCGAACTACGGCAAAAGCGCTGCCGGAGCCGTGAGCGAGTTCGACAGCTATGGTAACAACTCGAACGTGGCATCGTCGACCTTTGGTAGCTACGGCGCCGGTGGCGCGGGACAGAACGAGACGTTCACGAACTACGGGATAAACATGAACGTGCCTGAAGAGAATTTCAATAACTATGGGGCTCGAACCACCGGAGGAACGCAATCATTCACGAACTATAGAAATCAGGCGAACGTGGGTGATACCTCGTTTTCTTCGTACGATAAGGGATCAAACCAAGGAGCGGCCAATTTCACCAGCTACGGCCAATCCTTCAATGAAGGCTCCGATACCTTTAAAGGCTACGCCGTCAATTCTACGGCGGCCAAG GCTGGGTTCAAAGAATACGGTGTGAACACGACCTTCAAGGAGTACAACAAAGACGGTGTCTCCTTCTCCGGCTACACCAACGCCACCACTTCTTCAGCGCACGTTAGTGGCAATCTGGCCAAAAAATGGGTGGAGCCAGGCAAATTCTTCCGCGAGAGCATGTTAAAGGAAGGCACTATTATGCCCATGCCGGACATCAAGGACAAGATGCCCAAAAGGTCATTCTTGCCCCGCTCCATTTTGACCAAATTACCCTTCTCCACCTCCGAGCTCAAGCGCATCTTCAAGGCCTCCGATGAATCCTCCATGGACAAGATGATAAAAGACTCCATGGGAGAGTGCACCAGAGCTCCCAGCGCGGGGGAGACAAAACGATGCGTTGGATCTGTGGAGGACATGATCGACTTTGCAACTTCCGTTTTGGGGCGTGACATTACCGTTAGGAGCACCGAGACCGTTAACGGGTCAAAGCAGAATGTGATGGTGAGTAAGGTCAAAGGGATCAACGGTGGGAAAGTAACCAAATCTGTTTCTTGCCATCAGAGCTTGTTCCCTTACTTGTTGTATTACTGCCACTCGGTTCCTAAGGTTCGGGTTTACGAAGCGGATCTTTTGGACCCGAATACAAAAGCTAAGATTAACCACGGTGTTGCCATCTGTCACTTGGACACCACTGCATGGAGCCCAACCCATGGTGCATTCTTGGCCCTTGGATCAGGTCCTGGTAAGATTGAGGTTTGCCATTGGATCTTTGAGAATGATATGACTTGGACCATTGCTAATTGA